AAAGAGATACTTCACTCTCCCGCAGTCActgaaaaacaggaaaaacacaaaaagccaGGCCGAAGcagtcatttttcttttttccaaacTTCACTTCAGAGAGAGGGGAACAGCATGTTCTCAGCTGGACAATTGCCTCAATACCTAATTTCTCATGGGGAAATGTTGACGCTTTTCATGATCTCATCAAGATCATAGTTTACACTTTGCCAGTGAGGTGTTCTGGAGAAGTGATTGGCAACTAGTGGGTTGCAGATAGCTTGTCAAAAAACACATGTAACCCACATCCACAAACGGTTAGCCATTGTTCTTCAGCTTCATTAAAGTTTGTAAGCTAAATAAATGTTGGTTttcaaccatccatctattttctatgctacaTGTCCTCATTGGGGTCGCAAGTGAGCTGGAGCCAATATCAACCGACTTTTAGGgttaagaggcggggtactctgTGGACTGATCACCAGTCGAACAAATCCTTCACGCACATTCAAACCGATGGGCAATCTCGTGTCTCCATTTAAgcgaacatgcatgttttcgtggaagccggagtacccaaagaaagcctaacatgctaaccactaggccttGGTTTCACTGTGTCTGGTTTTCAGCCAATAACTATTGATTAGTTGCTTACataaagcattttcaataaattGGCTAAATTAACTGAAAGCctttcagaagacacattcataGATGTTAAtgattatatatacagtatagtctACACTGGttacttggtgtcagtaatattactgtaatgtttggtgggACATATGAACACCAGatttgatcgccagaacaacaggcttttattgcagacttgacttatctcacaacaggcacgcATGGGCATGGGCAACTGTTGCGGGCAAGCTTAAACTTAACTCTGAATCCCCAACGTCGCTTCCAGTCCTTCCCTCACTCATCACTGTGCTCTCgccaggaaaggtgcattaatgccGGACAATAATACGCCGCTGTGAGTCCACGGAGGACAGAGAACCACAGCGTTGGCCAGGAGAAGCCACCCGCTCTCGCGGGGAATGGTGCACTAATGTCTCCTAACTACTTTTTAATTAGCCCTCCAcaggctttattcatttaatatcaACTCCGATAGCCACAAAATTACAAGTGGGGTTCAGCAGTCGTCCGGAAGTATGGCACTTAGGAGTGCTAGTGATTGtgatcacagcagagtgggcatgctcTGAGGcggactgttttggaaatccaaggaaatacagctggaatatgagttttctatgcgggttattgtgtgtagctgctctataggagtccacaatacaatacaaagggccgaaaaatggcCATTATAGGTACAGTTTAACTAAATGAATAGTGGGTCAAGAAGGGGGGGTGAGGTAGCTCCTTTTGGGCTAACACTCTGGATGATTTTGCAGTTTTAGACTTGAacagggaactgcacttttttttttattattttgctcatcattcacaatccttatgtgaaacatgaacacagatTTATTAAATTTCTGTGCATTATCACACCAGAAAACGAGTTCATATGAGCTAGAATGTCACTGTAGCTACTGAAGAGAGTAATTATTGAATGTAACAATCTGTGTCTTATGATGTACTGCAAACTACAAGCACATTGTTgagaatatttttctttcaattgtGACCTAacgagcattattatctttataaagACAGAATTCCCAGTACGTCCAATCTGATTCACATCCGCAACGCTTCACTTTCCAGTGTGACCCTCTCTTTTTGCTTGGGCCAAATGAGGAAACATGACTGTTATCTGGCTTTTTGAAGGGGGCGGGAGTGTGCTGAGGAGATGAGAGGGTAGTGGGCACTCAGACACAAGTAGTTCCTGTCTGTTTTCTACATGTTCTTTATCAGAGCTGAGGAACATGCTGTAAGTACAGCTGGTCGGAACAAGATGAGTAAGTAAACACTGCTGGTGTGATGAGATCATGTTTGATGCCCCCGATGGTCAGAATGGAAACTGCTGGAAATGCAGACAACTAATGGGAAGTGTTCTGGTTTCAGTGGTGACTGGTGCATCAGAGGGAATAGGAAGAGAATACGCCTTGGCGGTAAGTTTTGCTATAAATCTTTCATTCATTAGATTTATTAGCTTTGCTGGTTTTGTGAGCTGAGTGGAACgacggttagcgtgttttttggttgaTGTCGAAAATTTGTTTGCATTCTCCAGTTAGAATACAACACAGGtcctgtcatgttattaatacactgtgtgtcCAACCGTCCagtattattataagtattttttattttaaccagAAAATGATTTTaaccttccttgttagcattatATTAGCTAGCAAACAAATTGCACGTGCAGTTTGTATCttacaatttaaaatttttatctcattatttatttcatcttgtcatttcttcttttaaaCTTATAATGACGACTTTCTCGTCTCGTGATTTTGACTTCTCTTCATTTTGAATTTTCTCCAATAATTTCCAGTTTTtctgtcataattatgactttcgtatctcataataatgactttttatctcgtaattttgactttttattttgtcattttgacctTTAATGCCATATTTGTTACTTTTTATCTTGTCATTAATCTCATGACTTTCTCGTCTCATAATTTcgatttctcataattttgactttttctcccCTGATTTCCAGTTTTTCTGTCGTAATTATTACTTTCTTATCTCACAATAATGattttttatctcgtaattttgacttttaatgccatgattattattattacttcttaTCTCATCATTAATCTCATAAATGACAACTTTCTCATCTgagatttttgactttttatttcataagtTTTTATCTCACTTATGACTTTCTTGCATCAAAATAAAGACTTactatttcataattatgactttttatatcatCAGTTccacttttaatctcataattatgactttttatctcatcatttcaactttttatctcttaaTGACGAGTGAATAATGGTTGGACGAATGGCTGTCACTCATGGCTCGTGCACACGCATGTGGTCTCGTGTATTGACAATTAGCGGTCAGGACTGAGTCGGAAGAAGCTGGAATGTATCAAACGCTAGCGCCTCCATTGCAGTACCTAACCGTGACAGATGACTTGATTATCAACCCCATCTGTACTTTCCACTGGTCCACCATGTCATCAGTTGGCTGAACAAGGGATGAATGTGGTCATCATGAGCCGAACCAAAGCGACTCTGGACCAGCTGGCCAAGGAAATAGGTAAGACTATTCTAATAAGTGTATATCTGCTACTGTTACACCATTGTGTGTATTAATTAAGTTGTTTGTTATTCATGCGTAGGTAACACTACAGGTCGTGAGGTTAAAGTGCTGGTGACAGACTTCACTATGGACAATATCTTCAGCGACATTGAGGAGCAGCTGAAGGACCTCAACATCGGAGTATTAGGTGCACCATTTTTGCAGTCTTCCACACAATACGACAATTATGTCTTGTTTGAACGAAAAACAATACTGTTCCCCCAAACAAACTACTGACCTTGGGGGTCTTGCTGTTGTCTGCCAGTTAATAATGTAGGCATACTGCCCAGTGTAGTCCCCTGCAGATTCCTCGAAAACGCAGATTTGGATCAGGTCAGCGGTGTCCCAGATATGTCCCAGATGCATAACTTTCTGAATAATGTATACAGACTGTACAATTTTCAAACTGAGCAATCCCTGTGTATCTTTCAGGCAATTACAAGAGTGATAAACTGCAATGTGAAAACGATGGTTAAGGTACTGTACATATGCTCTGGCACTTACGGTACATATATAACTTACAAATCTCTGAAAATtcaaatggtttttttttttcttgtttaacaGATGTGCAAAACAATCCTTCCAGGCATGGAAAACAGGTTTCCTGTCCATGTTTTCTTCATTGGATGAAACTTATTGTGCAACTACAGTGGCCATATTTAAATCTGGTTACAATGCACCATGACTTTCTTTGGAAGATCTAATTAAAACTTCCAACTGTTTCCAACTGTGTCTAAGAACATGCTTGCTTGGAAGCTCACATATGGGTAGCAGATATTATACTGGTGTATCTAACCTAAAGGGCAAtgagcttgttttttttgcttgtatgtatatgtttttatggTGTTAATATGTTGTGCAGGGGAAGAGGGGTGATCGTAAACGTTTCCTCCGGAATCGCCTCCATTCCCTTCCCTATGTACTCACTGTACGCTGCATCCAAGGTGAGCAAAGAGCATCGTTTTCTCTTCTGACAAATTACAGTGCAGGGGAGCCTCCAAAGTCCGACACGATCCCAACAACTGCTACCAATGGAAACCATGTCAAGTAAACAAGTAATGTTTGaagcaaatgtaaataaaagttAACCACTGTCTAGTACAACTGAAGTACCTTTGAGCTGCGTAAAACGAATATGAATTTAATTGGATGGCTCATATTGTATTGCTTCTATTTTACTGATATCGGCTCAATATTGGATATGAATATCAGACTGGGACACCCACCCTTCATAAGAAGTGCCATTTGgtgatgatgagatgatgatggTTTGACCTCTAAGTGGTAAGATTTTCTTACAGTGGCTTTGGAGGTTCCTGTACTCCATTCACTCTGTGGCCTCTCTGATGTGTGTGTCGCCCTCTTGCAGATATTCGTGGAGAGATTTTCTCAAGGTCTTCAGgcagaatacaaaaaaaacgggATTATAATACAGGTACTAAAACTAACAAAATGTAGAGCCAATGTGTAACTATTACCCCATCTTGCTTCTTCTTGTGGCTTTCTCAGGCAGTCGCCCCCTTCGGGGTCTCCACTCGAATGAATGGTTACCAGTCAACAAACGTGGTCACTTTGTCCCCACGTGACTTTGTGAAGAGCTCCCTGCAGTACCTCAGAGCTGGAGACAGAACATACGGCAGCATCAGTCACACGTTCCTGGTAAGGCTCACGGCCATCGAGGCTGAGTTAGTTCCATGAGTTGAACATGGAGGCTGATGTTCAATGTCCTTGTTGCATACACAGGGCTGGCTACTCCAGTCTACCCCACTTAAGATTGTCTACGCAGAGGCTGTGCTGAACGGCCTGCAGGAGTTTGTGGCGAGGAAACTAGCACAGAAGAGATCTATGTCAGCTTTAAGTGCAGCTTAATCACATGTCCAAGCTTTATCCAGCATCTTTTTCCAGTACAACAACAATATGCCAACTTCTATAtgtatcaagaaaaaaatgcatctcagctttgtgatataatgGAAACAATATTAGAAGCATCAACTTTGGCTATTTTGtcccaatttttgctgttttttattttaattttccaaatgtcTCCTTCAATAATGTCcataaattttctttttgtgattttatgactttgttcGCACAATATTTTGAATTCACACTTTAAAAacgtaaaacgtaaacatcaacatcacttgataccgacttccccaaggttttctttcacttgttggaataactccgtattgacagtttttcgtgtgtccagtcttgaaatttagtttgaatcaaaaacaaactttgcttagtccagtgccgattgcttgcctccctttttaaaagtgaagaacgtctggatctgcgtgttacgttatatctgagcatgcgctgaaagaacgcacccgggataaatttaaacaggaaaagctcaaattcaatcttgctaatattttataattaaactcaggacatgttttatatagatatatattttcttttttaataaaactgcacttgtgaataaagtatagaagggtttagattctgtttcacagatggcgctaatgcacacgaaagctgcttgccaaccgccaacagaagaagaaaaacaccacgaagaagaacgcaccctgacaacttttcgtttgagcggatacaagatccctcaatcggattggttaaaggaatattccatccctgttcaattctttccgtttgagcaaataaaccaaatgcaattggaatatttgggtccatatattcatggctattgacataatattagcaaatgatgattaataaatgttaattataaaaagtgatattggataattcctcacggcacacctgacggtttctcaaggtacactagtgtgccgcggcacagtggttgaaaatcactggtataGCGATTGTACAGCATGATCTATTCTGaaggccaccagagggcgctaaAGTCCAGGGCTTGGCTGATTGTTGATGGAtactattaattatttatttgtaagtACATGCCCCACATTACTTTAGAAACTCATATATCATTGTTTAAATTAGTGGACCATTATATgatcaaatatactgtatatgcatacatacaataTGTAATAAATGACATGTTCCCCAAACCTTTCTTTACACCCATCTTCTATCCTATGTACATTGTGAAATTATTAGTTGTAGGTGACATGGCGATTACATGTAACGGTGAGGTAGAGTGAGGATAAAATTAATCTTGGATTGTTTTTCTTGACTGATGATTGATCATGAATATTGGAGaaaaaactaaaccaaaaaCCAAGGAATGGTTGACCCAATTCCTGTCAATATTCCTGACAGGAATATTATGGTATTATTGAATGGCTCTGATAAGAACTGtagtaaaatacacacacagtgtctGCTACGTAGATGTTGTACATGAAGTATTGGTACTGCTATCTTCAA
This DNA window, taken from Doryrhamphus excisus isolate RoL2022-K1 chromosome 4, RoL_Dexc_1.0, whole genome shotgun sequence, encodes the following:
- the hsd17b3 gene encoding 17-beta-hydroxysteroid dehydrogenase type 3 isoform X2 — translated: MFFIRAEEHAVSTAGRNKMMVTGASEGIGREYALALAEQGMNVVIMSRTKATLDQLAKEIGNTTGREVKVLVTDFTMDNIFSDIEEQLKDLNIGVLVNNVGILPSVVPCRFLENADLDQVSGVPDMSQMHNFLNNVYRLYNFQTEQSLCIFQAITRVINCNVKTMVKMCKTILPGMENRGRGVIVNVSSGIASIPFPMYSLYAASKIFVERFSQGLQAEYKKNGIIIQAVAPFGVSTRMNGYQSTNVVTLSPRDFVKSSLQYLRAGDRTYGSISHTFLGWLLQSTPLKIVYAEAVLNGLQEFVARKLAQKRSMSALSAA
- the hsd17b3 gene encoding 17-beta-hydroxysteroid dehydrogenase type 3 isoform X4, whose protein sequence is MNVVIMSRTKATLDQLAKEIGNTTGREVKVLVTDFTMDNIFSDIEEQLKDLNIGVLVNNVGILPSVVPCRFLENADLDQVSGVPDMSQMHNFLNNVYRLYNFQTEQSLCIFQAITRVINCNVKTMVKMCKTILPGMENRGRGVIVNVSSGIASIPFPMYSLYAASKIFVERFSQGLQAEYKKNGIIIQAVAPFGVSTRMNGYQSTNVVTLSPRDFVKSSLQYLRAGDRTYGSISHTFLGWLLQSTPLKIVYAEAVLNGLQEFVARKLAQKRSMSALSAA
- the hsd17b3 gene encoding 17-beta-hydroxysteroid dehydrogenase type 3 isoform X3, with product MKSLLELFFTSFGGAVVVYYGVKLLLVTRMLYSKMWFPLPKSFFSSMGEWAVVTGASEGIGREYALALAEQGMNVVIMSRTKATLDQLAKEIGNTTGREVKVLVTDFTMDNIFSDIEEQLKDLNIGVLVNNVGILPSVVPCRFLENADLDQAITRVINCNVKTMVKMCKTILPGMENRGRGVIVNVSSGIASIPFPMYSLYAASKIFVERFSQGLQAEYKKNGIIIQAVAPFGVSTRMNGYQSTNVVTLSPRDFVKSSLQYLRAGDRTYGSISHTFLGWLLQSTPLKIVYAEAVLNGLQEFVARKLAQKRSMSALSAA
- the hsd17b3 gene encoding 17-beta-hydroxysteroid dehydrogenase type 3 isoform X1, with the translated sequence MKSLLELFFTSFGGAVVVYYGVKLLLVTRMLYSKMWFPLPKSFFSSMGEWAVVTGASEGIGREYALALAEQGMNVVIMSRTKATLDQLAKEIGNTTGREVKVLVTDFTMDNIFSDIEEQLKDLNIGVLVNNVGILPSVVPCRFLENADLDQVSGVPDMSQMHNFLNNVYRLYNFQTEQSLCIFQAITRVINCNVKTMVKMCKTILPGMENRGRGVIVNVSSGIASIPFPMYSLYAASKIFVERFSQGLQAEYKKNGIIIQAVAPFGVSTRMNGYQSTNVVTLSPRDFVKSSLQYLRAGDRTYGSISHTFLGWLLQSTPLKIVYAEAVLNGLQEFVARKLAQKRSMSALSAA